Within the Mixophyes fleayi isolate aMixFle1 chromosome 5, aMixFle1.hap1, whole genome shotgun sequence genome, the region ggaaaaaaaaatacaatttatgtaGTATTTTGGGGATTACAATTCTGTTGCTGTTCCTCTCAGTACGTTAACTTGATCGATTGTACAcattcagtttccctgacttccTCAGTACAAGCAAACAATATCGATTTAGTCAGCAGCTCAAAATAATGATCTCATTTGCAAAGATTAATTCAAACCTGACAAAGCCCTAGTTATACAATTTCCAGACATGCATCTGCATATTTAGGTGATGTTAATCTGTTGCTactatatttctaaataaagcaGAGAGACAGCTCTGCTGGCTTGTGAAATGTATGGAAGGAAACTTGAAACGACAGATTAATAGCAGTCAGTGACATGCTGGTGGTTGCTAGAGCCTTAACCAATCCGTGTACTGAATGTTTCATATGCAAATTTTAAAGTGAACAGAAGGTCATCACAGCTTCATGCAGCTTTCAGAAATTCATAtgaagaaagggagagaacaCAAGCTGGTGGTGCTGCAGAACACTGAGATGACAAACACATGACCAGAAACGGGTTTGTGTCTCCACATAGAATATACAATGCGCTGTTCAGGAACCCGGGAGTGTGCAGTAAATGAAAGCAACATCCGAATGgaagtataatattttttttaaatgttttgatttatttaataatgacTTCTTGGATGCGTTGTCTGTTTCATATTCCTATACTAAGTGTAACGCTTTTGTTGTTGTACTACAACAGCAGCCTCATAAATTGGAAAGTTTTCCATAGATATAACGCAACTGAGGAAAAAATCATTTTAGTTGAAGCATGTGATGCCTTTTTAAATGGGAGAAAAACGTCATTTGAACCTACCCTGACTCGTCCTTTTCACGGGGCAGATTGTCAAGagtatttaaaacaaaaccaCTACATCACGGCTCCTCTCTCAGAGGAAGAAGCAGATTTTCCTCTAGCTTACATGATGGCAATACACAAGGAATTTGATACATTTGAGAGATTGTTTAGGGCTATCTACATGCCTCAGAATATATACTGTATTCATGTGGATGAGAAGGCGAGTGGCTCTTTTTTGCAGGCAGTAGCTGATTTAGTAGATTGTTTTCCTAATGCTTTTCTCGCCTCAAAAATGGAACCTGTGGTGTACGCTGGAATATCCAGACTCCAGGCTGATCTGCACTGCATGAGAGATCTGCTGGAATCAGAGGTACAATGGAAATATGTGATCAATATGTGTGGGCAGGATTTCCCTTTAAAGACAAACAAGGAGATTATACAGCATTTGAAAAgctttaaagggaaaaatatcACCCCCGGGGTGCTGCCGCCAGATCACGCCATACCCCGGACCAAATATGTTCATCGTGAGGATATAGTCAATTCCTGTGTGCTAAGGACCAACATCTTAAAGCCCCCTCCTCCTGATAATATCACCATCTACTTCGGGTCTGCATACATTGCACTGACAAGGGAATTTACTGCATTTGTTCTGAAAGATCAAAAAGCTGTGGATCTACTGAAATGGTCCAAGGATACTTACAGCCCAGATGAACATTACTGGGTGACACTGAACAGAATAGCAGGTATGTGATATTCCATATCGTATGAGATCTAGCTATGGGCAGGTGGTTTGCTGTGAGTAACAATATTAGAGATAAACACAAAATAACATTCTTTTTCTCAGTGTTTCTATAGTATACATTACCACTTCTTTGCTTGCTATTTAGTTACTAGGTACTACTGGTTATCATATGTTTATGTTTAAGTGAAAACATGACCATTTGTAAGtttaagaggcctatttattaagccataaaccatgtgGCAACAGCTTTTTTGCACTTGGTTTAGGCATTTTAAAGTAACACATCTACCTAACAAAAGCGTAACATGGGATATATCACAGATATCTCTTGCATCAGGCAGAGCATCACATTAAAACGcagtccagagccgtaacttagaatttttagcgcccggggcgagaaagcaaaatgccgcccccctagccctcaattttaaccaaatgaacctaaaacattcctaaattgcgcccccccttcagcgtggcgccctgggcggtcgccccctgttgcacagccctagttacggccctgacacGGGCCCCATAATTTCCAATGGGGATCGCGGTCTGATTCAATATAACACgctccaaaaagcctagcttATCAGAGCTTGACCCCATTGCGTTAGCCTTTCTACACTATGGGGAGAGAGGGATCTCCAGAGAGGGGAGAGtctcctgctctcccctccgttaAGTAACAGAAAATGGATCTGTGCATGCACTACCTAAGGCCGTGCATGCACAGTAAATAATCCAGGTCAGAATCCAGATACGCTGTTCCGGGTTGGTTTTTAATAAATGGCTGCATTGTATCATCCCATATATTTAGGAaataggggtctgattcattaaggatcttaaatgaagaggatccttatttcagtctcctggacaaaaccatgttacaatgcaaggggtgcaaattagtattctgttttgcacataagttaaatactgactgttttttcatgcaacacacaaatacttgatagcttatttgtacactgaaatttaaagttgatatgtgtgtattacatgaaaaaacagtcagtatttaacttatgtgcaaaacagaatactaatttgcaccccttgcattgtgacatgttttgtccaggagactgaaataaggatcctccttatttaagatccttaatgaatcaggctccaggtCCTTAACTTCTTGGTATGTGGAGGAAAGccattttt harbors:
- the LOC142158789 gene encoding N-acetyllactosaminide beta-1,6-N-acetylglucosaminyl-transferase-like is translated as MTSWMRCLFHIPILSVTLLLLYYNSSLINWKVFHRYNATEEKIILVEACDAFLNGRKTSFEPTLTRPFHGADCQEYLKQNHYITAPLSEEEADFPLAYMMAIHKEFDTFERLFRAIYMPQNIYCIHVDEKASGSFLQAVADLVDCFPNAFLASKMEPVVYAGISRLQADLHCMRDLLESEVQWKYVINMCGQDFPLKTNKEIIQHLKSFKGKNITPGVLPPDHAIPRTKYVHREDIVNSCVLRTNILKPPPPDNITIYFGSAYIALTREFTAFVLKDQKAVDLLKWSKDTYSPDEHYWVTLNRIADVPGSMPDAQWEGDLRAIKWKDMNNHDGCHGHYIRDICIYGTEDLPWLMNSNSIFANKFELKSYPPTLECLEMKIRERALNQSEVTVLPDWYL